The genomic DNA AAGAATGCTGGGTAGCTCGCACACAGTGCTTCCCAATTCTGGAAGATATCGCGCCAATTGCCTTGGTAGTTGTAAATCTGCGAACCATCCTCGTTACGGACGCGAATCTCGAACGCATTCCAAGGGCGGCTCGGATCGCCGTGGCGACGGCTGAAGGTCAGCGGAAGATACTCCATCGCTAGTCGCATAAGATCGGCATGATGTTGCTCTTCGACTTGGCTGATCAGCTCTTCGTAAGCAATCTCAGCGGGTAAAGTCCGCAAGAAGGATTGCTGCGCCTGAAATGCTTTGGCGTTCCGCTGACGAACGAAGTCGCGGAAGTCGTCCGTCGCTACCGTGTAATTCGAAGCGAACACACCGCCACGCATGTTGTTGAACAACACGTTGGCAAAGTGATGGGCACTGGCGACTTGGCTGCCTGTCTGTTGCAGTCCATCCGCGCTGGCGATGTTCGCCATGAGATCTTCGTGGTTACGCTGCGTCGTCGATTCAATAAGCCCTTCAAGCGATTCTGTGGAACGAAGCTGGTCAAGAATCCAAGCAACCTGTTGATGATCGCGGCCCACGTCGGCCACCAAATGCCAGCTCTGCGACTCACCCGCGGAGAGCTTCAATCCGGCATAAGCGAGATAGTTCCCGCGGCGACCGGTGCAAGTTTCTTCCGCTGCGGGCTGGGCTCCTGCGTAGAAGTCTTCAAGCCCTTCGGGTGCCAAGAAAACCGTTGCATCTGCCAGGCCGGCTCTCCAGACGGTCGTTGCTCGTAGTGCTTCGACCGCTTCGGCACGGTCAGAAATCTTCGACGTCAGGCTAAAGATACCAAGCCCGGTCTGGGGGTCGTATTCGTTGTGCTTGTAGGCATCCGTCAGACAGCTCGCACACTGATAGGTCGATAGCGGAACACCATGAGGAATCAGGTTTTGCAGCCCATCGACGACTTCGCACTCGAACTCCCCATCGCGGACATTCTCAAGGACAACCGTACGCACGAATCCCAACTCATTCGACATCCGCCAGTGGTAACGCAACTTCAAACCGAGCGATTCATTATGCTCCTCGAACACCACCTGATCGCCGGCAACGTGCTTCAGCAGCCGTCGCTTTCCTTGCGAAGCGCCAGAGGTATCGTTGACGAAGGGACGCCAGAAGCCAAACTCACCTTCCGAGTCGCGATACCGAACCACCGTGATCGGGCCGGTGTAGGGATAGCACTCGTGGAGACGGTCGACCGTTTCGTAAGGGAACAGGCTCGTCTCAGGCGAAACGCGCCCCGCGGCCAATCCGCCTGACGAAGAGAGATACATCCAGTGATCGCCGGAGCTGACCACGCTCATCAGAAAGGGGCGAATGAGATCGTAGTTATCGATCTCATAGAAATCTTGCCCGTCGAGTTGCACAAAGCGCCCAGCCACTTGCTCACTCCCTGAACGCGTTGCGCTCGATTGACTCTCGATGCTATTCATTGCTGCTCACCAAAAATGAATGAATTCAACTACTGTAACTCTCTCGTCCCGAGCCACCCCACGACTCACACTACTTCACGAAACTTTTCATCGCCTCTTTCGGCTGTCGGTCGACCTTGAACAGCCCCCAATGCTTTTCCACTTCGTTGGGATGCGGCCCGCCCTTCCACGGTTCGTCGAAGGCTTCGAAGAAGAACGTGCAAACCTTCTCCTTCTGCGTCCAATCCTTAAACTGCTGGTAGTAGATGGCTTGCTCTTTCTCTCCCGCTTTCCCTTTAATCAACTGCGCCTGCTCGCCCTCGGTATGCACGCGGGTCGCCCAACCTGCCTCACCGATCACCACGAGCTTCTCCGGGTGGTGCTCGCAGATCTCGTCATAGATCCGCTCCGTCCACGCCATCGCGTCCTTCAACAGATTGCCCGCCCACAAGGCGTGAACGTGCAGGACGATAAAATCAACCTCGGCGGCTACGGCTTTGCTTTCCGGCTTGTTCCAGAAGTTGAAATCGTCAGCCGTGGTGACCGGCACCTCCGTCGCCGAGCGGACTTCGCGGAGGTAATTGATCAGCAGTTCAATGCGCGCTTTGTGAGCCGACCAATACACTTGCGTCTCGTTGCCAACACTCGCCGCAATCACCACATCGGGGTAAGCGTTGGTCAATCGGATCAGCTCTGACACTTCCTCTCGGTTCGCTCGCAAGGCTTCTTGATTGACACTGCCCTGCCCCTCGCCCTCAAGCTCCCGAGTGATCCAAGCGCCCAGCATCACCTTGAGCGGCAGCTTTCGCTCGCGGATGATCCTCAACACACGCTCCGTAAAACCACGGCTGCCATAGATGCGGATCAAGTTCCAATGCTCGGCAATCAGCTCCAAGTCTTCGATAAGCTGCTCGTCGGTCGGCTGCTCACCCCCCGGCCCCTGCCCCTCACGATACGGCCCGTAGGAAATCCCTTCACCAATCCAAGTGCCGTCGAGTTCAGGGACGAACTTGCGAACCACAAAGTCTTCGCCCGACACCTCGATCGCTTCCGCCGCCACATGACCGGGCGAAAGACAGGCCAAAGCCACCAAGAACAAGAACCATCGAGTCATCGAAGCTATTCCTACCCGCCGCGGAACGGCTGTGAAATTATTACTGTAACTGAACCAGACATCTCTATACTACCGAGCAACCACCAAATTTCGTACCTTAAAAACAAGAAATTATTGGATGTAACTTTGTTACTTTCATGAACTCTGCTGCATCAGATTAGCAGAAGGATGCGTACATCTGCAGTTGCGAGCCACCAGTAGAATCGCGGCTGGGAGTCGCGACTCTATCCGAGTTTCGCTCCACACGCCGGGTTCTTGGGGTGATCCTAGAGGCTTCTTGAAGAGACAGTGAGAAGGGGAACGCACCGTTCAGGGGATACGGACGCTTACTGAGCACCCTGGGATTGAGAGGCGAGTACCGCCCTCAGCCGTTTTCTGATCGAGACAATAGCCGGTGGGTCCTGCTCCGTTCGGAGCGGATGCTGTTGAAGCACATCGTTTGCGATGTCGAATAATCGGCCATCTTCGTACAGCTTCCAGCGCTGGTCTCGCGCTGACGCATGACGTGAAAAATTGTTCTCTATTCCAACCGGGCCGAGACTAGTAGAAGGAGTAGGCGAGAGGAAAAAAGAAGGGCGCCGAACTAGTCGGCGCCCTTTCCGGTGTCCACCTTGTTGAACAATCATTCGCTAGCGATTCCGACGACGTGATAGCAATGCCGTCCCCAACAGCAACAACACGGCTGTGCTAGGTTCAGGAACTACGCCTTCGGTCACGGCCTCAATCGCATCGATGTCGAAAGCAAAATAGTTCTGGTTACCGCCCGGCATTCCCATACTAAAGGTGGCCAATGCGTAGGCATGGTCCCACAGGTGACCGCCGTGGAACAAGAATGAGGCGCCGCCCGCCGCATCGAGTACGAACAGTTCGCTACCGGTGGCATAGTATCCATCCGGGTCGGCAGGATCGGGGATTTGATCGATGCTGAAAATAATGGCATCGACATCCAAACCACCGGCGGGGTCGCGTCCAAAATCGGTATCCTCACCCACCACATCGCTGACCATGAGTGCGTCGAGGTTAATCGCGTCTGCGTCAGCCGTTGTCGGAATGGGACCACCCAATAACGGGAAGACGGCTGCTTCAATCATCGGTAGCGTGATGTATGTTGAGCCATCCGCATTAAACACCGAAGTTGGCGGGCCGGCGAGCCCCGTGGCCGCATCAACACGTAGCGACAACTTATCCGTGTCGGCTGCAACCGCTGGTTCCGGTCCCCAGATTTCGAGTCCATCGATATCATCCGGCAGCGGCATGCCGTTGATCATGGCCTGAGCGGCCCACGTGCCTTGAATGTCTGCGCCGTTGGCCCCACCAAAGACTCCCAGTTCGTACGAGATTTCACCCGCACCGCCAACCGTATTGCCGTTGCCGAGAATCACCGCGGGTCCCGATGGAATCATACCGGGGAAGGGGACTCCGCCCGGTCCATAGCCCACAAAATCTTTGTCCAGAGAAAACAACAAGTGGGCATCGTCAGAGAGCAGTTCATCAAAGAGGAAATCGCCATGGTTTGCAATGGCATCGACTTCCAGGTCAACGAGTGCCGTCGGAAAGACTGGCGGAGAGAAATCTAATCCGTCGGTGACACCGCCTGATCCATCCCAGGCAACAATCTGCTTCGGGTCAGGTGCCGTTCCAACGGCCGTTATCATGTGGTCCCTGTCATGCGAGTATTCTTTACCCGGCACAATCGATGGCGATGCTAACCCAGGACCAAGCGACGGCGTTCCGTCAGCGAGCCCGCCGTAAGGAATCGTTGCCCAAGCAGCATTCGGGATCGTCAGCACTGCAAGAAGAGCAATGCACAACCTTCTTACTCCGAGACACGTCATCTGATCAGTCCTCCTTCTACGGGTTAGCACTCGAAGTCCGAACCGTTTCACGTAGGCAACTTCTTCAGCTCTAGCAATTTTCTCGGGTAACAGCAGTCAGTTACGCCGAACAAAAGCAAAAATCGTTAGAGGAGTCGTGAAGTCACACCGTCGGTCCAAACTTCAGCACAAAAAAAGAGCCACTATCGATTTGTGCAAACACAAACCGGTAGTGGCTCTTCTCTGTTCAGTGCGCCAAAAGGTGCCGATCAGCAAATTGTCTTGCCCCGCCTAATCCATATCGTAAGTGGCAATTCACGTTCGCGTCAAGCATTTGCAACAATTGGCCGAGAATCTCTTGCTGACCATTCCTCAGGCAAGCGATGACATAGCAGCTATAACTTGCAATTTTGCAAGTGATTACGCGCAAAACTATCTAAACGGTTCGAAACACAAGGGCTTAGACCACCCAGCCCGACGGGGGGGTCTGAGAAGAAGTTCGAGACTCGAAGACGAGTTCAGCAACAGCGGACCGCAAGGGACTCGAACCCTCAACCCGCCGAGGCGGACGACTGCTCCTTCTCACTCGCTGATCGACTCATCAAAGTTCGCTCGTTCGAATTTCACGCGCATGTTGAGCATTTCTTGATTCGACAGCAGGCCGAAACGGACGGAGGCTTCGGGGTCGGGGTTGTTTGGGTTGAAATGCGAG from Lacipirellulaceae bacterium includes the following:
- a CDS encoding glycosyl hydrolase family 17 protein, giving the protein MTRWFLFLVALACLSPGHVAAEAIEVSGEDFVVRKFVPELDGTWIGEGISYGPYREGQGPGGEQPTDEQLIEDLELIAEHWNLIRIYGSRGFTERVLRIIRERKLPLKVMLGAWITRELEGEGQGSVNQEALRANREEVSELIRLTNAYPDVVIAASVGNETQVYWSAHKARIELLINYLREVRSATEVPVTTADDFNFWNKPESKAVAAEVDFIVLHVHALWAGNLLKDAMAWTERIYDEICEHHPEKLVVIGEAGWATRVHTEGEQAQLIKGKAGEKEQAIYYQQFKDWTQKEKVCTFFFEAFDEPWKGGPHPNEVEKHWGLFKVDRQPKEAMKSFVK
- a CDS encoding PEP-CTERM sorting domain-containing protein (PEP-CTERM proteins occur, often in large numbers, in the proteomes of bacteria that also encode an exosortase, a predicted intramembrane cysteine proteinase. The presence of a PEP-CTERM domain at a protein's C-terminus predicts cleavage within the sorting domain, followed by covalent anchoring to some some component of the (usually Gram-negative) cell surface. Many PEP-CTERM proteins exhibit an unusual sequence composition that includes large numbers of potential glycosylation sites. Expression of one such protein has been shown restore the ability of a bacterium to form floc, a type of biofilm.) → MTCLGVRRLCIALLAVLTIPNAAWATIPYGGLADGTPSLGPGLASPSIVPGKEYSHDRDHMITAVGTAPDPKQIVAWDGSGGVTDGLDFSPPVFPTALVDLEVDAIANHGDFLFDELLSDDAHLLFSLDKDFVGYGPGGVPFPGMIPSGPAVILGNGNTVGGAGEISYELGVFGGANGADIQGTWAAQAMINGMPLPDDIDGLEIWGPEPAVAADTDKLSLRVDAATGLAGPPTSVFNADGSTYITLPMIEAAVFPLLGGPIPTTADADAINLDALMVSDVVGEDTDFGRDPAGGLDVDAIIFSIDQIPDPADPDGYYATGSELFVLDAAGGASFLFHGGHLWDHAYALATFSMGMPGGNQNYFAFDIDAIEAVTEGVVPEPSTAVLLLLGTALLSRRRNR